Part of the Hydrogenimonas thermophila genome, CTGCTTCATCTATTCCACATAACTGTTTCATATGAAAATTTATTATTTTGGAAATATAATTTTAAATATAGCACCATTTCTATCATTTTTAACATCAATTTTTCCATTCATCCTTTCTTCCAGAATAATTTTAGAGATATATAAGCCTAGCCCAGTTCCGTTTTTTTCATTTTTAGTAGAGAAGTAAGGGTCAAAAACTTTATCTATTATATCTTCAGGGATCCCTCCGGCATTATCTTTTATTAAAATAATTAGCTCAATATCATTATTTTGAAGCTCAATATAGATTTGTTTATTGTCTATATTTCTCTCAAGAAGAGCATCTTTAGCATTATTTAATATATTAATTATTATCTGCGTAAACATATTTTTATAATTGTTTAAAGTATAATTATTGTTATCTTCATAATAAAAAGATATTTTAATATTATTTTTTTTAAATAATGGTTCTATTATACTTAAAAGTTCTTCAATTGTTTTTTTTAAATCAAAATAGTTTTTATTTTCCTGAGCTTTAAAAAACTCCATAAAATCATTAATTGTTTTTGACATTAAATT contains:
- a CDS encoding sensor histidine kinase, giving the protein MNKKLKREIEEKQKALKRVEKLRDSKLNEMSQIISMIAHQWRQPLNNLYLLIQTHIYNYKKGKIDKQAIQYFKENSKKQINLMSKTINDFMEFFKAQENKNYFDLKKTIEELLSIIEPLFKKNNIKISFYYEDNNNYTLNNYKNMFTQIIINILNNAKDALLERNIDNKQIYIELQNNDIELIILIKDNAGGIPEDIIDKVFDPYFSTKNEKNGTGLGLYISKIILEERMNGKIDVKNDRNGAIFKIIFPK